The following proteins come from a genomic window of Pararhodobacter sp.:
- a CDS encoding RDD family protein — protein MSLPNPYDDPGFYEHLIGKRLLAWVIDLVVTLALVLVVLALTVFLTILIFPIVWAAVAIAYRTVMLSRYGATLGMMVAAIKLRRLDATRADALQCFWHSVIYAASMTLVLPQIGSVALMLITPYKQGLNDFLLGTTLVNKFL, from the coding sequence ATGAGTCTGCCAAACCCGTATGATGATCCCGGTTTTTACGAGCATCTGATCGGCAAGCGGTTGCTGGCCTGGGTGATTGATCTCGTGGTGACTTTGGCCTTGGTGCTTGTTGTCCTGGCCTTGACCGTGTTCCTGACGATCCTGATCTTTCCGATTGTCTGGGCGGCGGTCGCCATTGCCTATCGCACGGTCATGTTGTCACGCTATGGCGCGACATTGGGCATGATGGTGGCGGCGATCAAGTTGCGGCGGCTGGATGCCACGCGCGCCGATGCCCTGCAGTGTTTCTGGCATTCGGTGATTTACGCGGCCAGCATGACTCTTGTGTTGCCGCAGATCGGCTCTGTCGCGCTGATGCTGATCACCCCATATAAACAAGGGTTGAATGATTTTCTGTTGGGCACGACCCTGGTCAACAAGTTCCTGTGA
- a CDS encoding arginyltransferase, whose protein sequence is MRHSLPIAPQFYVTAPQPCPYLPDQSERKLFTALTGDRAKALNDTLSKQGFRRSQNVLYRPACSDCAACMSARIRVADFEPSRSQRRNQKRNAHLKREATSPWATDEQFALFRRYLDSRHADGGMADMDIFEFAAMIEETPVRSRVVEYTRHSEPHGKSKRSAGRDLEAVCLTDVLDDGLSLVYSFYEPNREKDGLGTYVILDHIELARQVGLPYVYLGYWVPGSAKMAYKARFSALEIYRDGVWQDLGDPHAHANALHPLAVRPITEQVAAISLPPLSDDPAL, encoded by the coding sequence ATGCGTCATTCGCTACCAATCGCGCCCCAGTTCTATGTGACCGCGCCCCAGCCCTGCCCCTATTTGCCCGATCAAAGCGAGCGCAAGCTGTTCACCGCCCTCACCGGGGACCGCGCCAAGGCCTTGAATGACACCCTGTCCAAGCAGGGGTTTCGGCGGTCGCAGAACGTGTTGTACCGCCCGGCGTGTTCGGATTGCGCGGCCTGTATGTCGGCGCGGATCCGGGTTGCCGATTTTGAGCCCAGCCGCAGTCAGCGCCGCAATCAAAAGCGCAACGCCCATCTGAAACGCGAAGCCACCAGCCCTTGGGCCACGGATGAGCAATTTGCGCTGTTCCGACGCTATCTTGACAGCCGCCACGCGGATGGCGGCATGGCCGACATGGATATCTTTGAATTCGCCGCGATGATCGAGGAAACGCCAGTGCGCTCGCGCGTTGTCGAATATACCCGGCACAGCGAACCGCATGGCAAATCCAAGCGCAGCGCGGGGCGTGATCTGGAGGCGGTCTGCCTGACGGATGTGCTCGATGACGGTCTGAGCCTGGTCTATTCGTTCTACGAGCCCAACCGCGAAAAGGACGGGCTGGGAACCTATGTGATTCTGGACCATATCGAGTTGGCGCGGCAGGTCGGGTTGCCGTATGTCTATCTTGGCTACTGGGTGCCCGGCAGCGCCAAGATGGCCTATAAGGCGCGGTTCTCGGCGCTTGAAATTTATCGCGATGGCGTTTGGCAGGACCTCGGCGATCCGCACGCGCATGCGAACGCCCTGCATCCTTTGGCGGTACGGCCGATCACGGAACAGGTCGCTGCCATCAGCCTGCCACCGCTCTCGGATGACCCGGCTCTGTAA
- a CDS encoding acetolactate synthase 3 large subunit gives MSQQMTGAKMVVQALKDQGVEVVFGYPGGAVLPIYDELFQQNEIRHILVRHEQGATHMAEGYARSTGKPGVVLVTSGPGATNAVTGITDALMDSIPMVVLSGQVPTFMIGNDAFQEADTVGITRPCTKHNWLVKDTDKLADTIHQAFHVATTGRPGPVLVDIPKDVQFAEGTYTPPAKARVSHYQPPVKGDIGLITALVELIEQAERPILYTGGGVINSGPAASQLLIELADATGIPVTSTLMGLGAYPASGKNWLGMLGMHGLYEANMAMHGCDLMINIGARFDDRITGRLEAFSPNSRKAHIDIDPTSINKVIRVDLPIIGDVGHVLEDLLRIWKSRGRKVNREAHGAWWKQIDAWKAVNCLAYKGSSDIIKPQLALQRLEALTKGMDRYITTEVGQHQMWAAQFLQFDAPNRWMTSGGLGTMGYGLPASIGVQVAHPDALVINVAGEASWLMNMQEMGTAVQFRTPVKQFILNNERLGMVRQWQQLLHGERYSQSWSESLPDFVKLAEAFGAKGLRVDHPDQLDDAILEMIAYDGPVVLDCMVEKHENCLPMIPSGNAHNEMLLPTDEVRAITGAGANLV, from the coding sequence ATGTCCCAGCAGATGACCGGTGCCAAGATGGTGGTTCAGGCGCTAAAGGACCAGGGTGTCGAGGTCGTGTTCGGGTATCCGGGCGGCGCGGTCCTGCCGATCTATGACGAGTTGTTCCAGCAAAACGAGATCCGGCATATTCTGGTGCGCCATGAACAAGGTGCCACCCACATGGCCGAGGGCTATGCCCGCTCGACCGGAAAACCGGGCGTGGTTCTGGTCACATCCGGACCCGGTGCAACCAATGCCGTGACCGGGATTACCGATGCGCTGATGGACAGCATCCCGATGGTGGTTCTGTCGGGTCAGGTGCCGACCTTCATGATCGGCAATGACGCCTTTCAGGAGGCCGACACCGTGGGCATCACGCGCCCCTGCACCAAGCATAACTGGCTGGTCAAGGACACCGACAAGCTGGCGGACACCATCCACCAGGCATTCCATGTTGCCACCACGGGCCGCCCCGGTCCGGTGTTGGTGGATATCCCCAAGGACGTTCAATTTGCCGAGGGCACCTATACGCCCCCCGCCAAGGCGCGCGTGTCGCATTATCAACCGCCCGTCAAAGGCGATATCGGCCTGATCACCGCGCTGGTGGAACTGATCGAACAGGCCGAGCGCCCGATTCTTTATACGGGCGGCGGGGTGATCAACTCCGGCCCCGCAGCCTCGCAATTGCTGATCGAACTGGCGGATGCAACCGGCATCCCCGTGACCTCGACCTTGATGGGTCTGGGCGCCTATCCGGCCAGCGGCAAGAATTGGCTGGGCATGTTGGGGATGCATGGTCTCTATGAGGCCAATATGGCAATGCACGGCTGCGATCTGATGATCAACATCGGCGCGCGCTTTGACGACCGGATCACCGGACGGCTGGAGGCCTTCAGCCCGAATTCGCGCAAGGCGCATATCGACATTGATCCGACCTCGATCAACAAGGTGATCCGCGTCGATCTGCCGATCATCGGCGACGTCGGGCATGTGTTGGAGGATCTGCTGCGCATCTGGAAATCGCGGGGCCGCAAGGTCAACCGCGAGGCGCATGGCGCGTGGTGGAAACAGATCGACGCCTGGAAAGCCGTCAACTGCCTGGCCTATAAGGGCAGCAGCGACATCATCAAACCACAACTGGCCCTGCAACGGCTCGAGGCGCTGACCAAGGGCATGGACCGCTATATCACCACCGAAGTCGGCCAGCATCAGATGTGGGCGGCGCAATTCCTGCAGTTCGACGCGCCGAACCGCTGGATGACCTCGGGCGGCCTGGGCACCATGGGCTACGGCTTGCCCGCCTCCATTGGCGTGCAAGTTGCGCACCCTGATGCGTTGGTGATCAACGTCGCCGGTGAGGCCTCGTGGCTGATGAACATGCAAGAGATGGGCACCGCCGTTCAGTTCCGCACGCCGGTCAAGCAATTCATCCTGAACAACGAACGTCTGGGCATGGTGCGCCAGTGGCAGCAATTGCTGCATGGCGAGCGGTATTCGCAATCCTGGTCCGAAAGTCTGCCTGATTTCGTGAAACTCGCCGAAGCCTTTGGTGCCAAGGGTCTGCGCGTGGATCACCCGGATCAGCTGGATGATGCGATTCTGGAGATGATCGCCTATGACGGCCCGGTGGTTCTGGATTGCATGGTTGAAAAGCATGAAAACTGCTTGCCGATGATCCCCTCGGGCAATGCGCATAATGAAATGCTGCTGCCCACGGACGAGGTTCGCGCCATCACCGGAGCGGGCGCAAACCTGGTTTGA
- the ilvN gene encoding acetolactate synthase small subunit, which translates to MSPLKISQGSSAHSAYDLRDPYSEVIETHTLAVIVDNEPGVLARVIGLFSGRGYNIESLTVAETDHQGHRSRITIVTTGTPQVIDQIKGQLARIVPVHEVHDLTVEGAAVERELALLKVTGKGDARIEALRLAEIFRANVVDSTLESFVFEMTGAPSKIDAFADLMRPLGLNEIARTGVAALARGA; encoded by the coding sequence ATGTCCCCGCTTAAAATCTCGCAAGGCTCCTCCGCGCATTCCGCCTATGATCTGCGTGATCCCTATTCCGAGGTCATCGAAACCCACACGCTTGCCGTCATCGTCGATAACGAACCCGGTGTTCTGGCGCGCGTCATTGGCCTCTTTTCCGGTCGCGGCTATAACATCGAAAGCCTGACGGTCGCGGAAACCGACCATCAGGGCCATCGCAGCCGCATCACCATCGTGACCACCGGCACGCCGCAGGTGATCGACCAGATCAAAGGCCAGCTCGCACGGATCGTCCCGGTACACGAAGTCCATGACCTCACCGTCGAAGGTGCAGCGGTTGAACGGGAATTGGCCTTGCTCAAGGTCACGGGCAAGGGCGACGCACGCATCGAGGCCCTGCGTCTGGCCGAGATTTTCCGCGCCAATGTCGTGGATTCCACGCTGGAAAGCTTCGTGTTCGAGATGACCGGCGCGCCCAGCAAGATCGACGCCTTCGCAGATCTCATGCGCCCCCTTGGCCTGAACGAGATCGCGCGTACCGGTGTCGCCGCCCTGGCGCGCGGGGCCTGA
- a CDS encoding 5'-methylthioadenosine/S-adenosylhomocysteine nucleosidase (Enables the cleavage of the glycosidic bond in both 5'-methylthioadenosine and S-adenosylhomocysteine), with amino-acid sequence MRPSVTRISGKSVLFVMATQQEFGPHLQARIMPLITGVGPIEAAIATATALSQLAHDKALPDLVVSLGSAGSARLDHCGLYQATAVAWRDMDATGLGFARGVTPFLDLPATLPLDLRLSGIARATLSTGATIVSGSMYDTIPQDMVDMETFAILRACMVAQVPLIALRGISDGHATLTGLHDWVEYLHIIDEKLAAAVEILKSDLANGLLG; translated from the coding sequence ATGCGTCCATCGGTGACTCGTATCTCGGGCAAATCCGTCTTGTTTGTCATGGCCACCCAACAGGAGTTCGGGCCGCATTTGCAGGCCCGGATCATGCCTTTGATCACCGGCGTCGGCCCGATCGAGGCTGCAATTGCCACCGCCACCGCCCTCAGCCAACTTGCGCACGACAAGGCCCTGCCCGATCTGGTGGTCTCGCTGGGTTCTGCCGGCTCCGCACGGCTTGACCATTGCGGCCTCTATCAAGCAACCGCCGTGGCGTGGCGCGACATGGATGCCACGGGCCTGGGCTTTGCGCGGGGCGTCACACCGTTCCTCGACCTGCCGGCCACCTTGCCCCTCGATCTGCGCCTGTCCGGCATTGCGCGGGCCACGCTATCGACGGGCGCAACCATCGTCTCGGGGTCGATGTATGACACCATCCCGCAGGACATGGTCGACATGGAGACCTTTGCCATCCTGCGCGCCTGTATGGTGGCGCAGGTGCCGCTTATCGCGCTGCGCGGGATCTCCGACGGTCACGCCACGTTGACCGGACTGCATGATTGGGTGGAATACCTCCATATCATTGACGAAAAGCTCGCAGCCGCGGTCGAAATCCTGAAATCCGATCTCGCAAACGGGCTTCTGGGATAG